A single window of Channa argus isolate prfri chromosome 12, Channa argus male v1.0, whole genome shotgun sequence DNA harbors:
- the LOC137138017 gene encoding butyrophilin subfamily 3 member A2-like — protein sequence MKSSPQSLSGQSLTSCLLKVISQADCFLQGCGEEPTSRMRPIRDSDTEHNTVQVDAALQDRRFGRRETRCLNSKVLYTMDRSSLRTISVLVVHLLIHFCGGQSQLIGSLQPIVARVGDDIMLPCHVEPVMDVAAKTLEWTRPDLNNILVHVWRSGQELVKAKHPSYTGRTSLFTDELKHGNMSLKLSGVKLSDKGTYKCFIPDLRTQSIVEVVVASDAAAPPVISFSGVDESTSEVVLQCESKGWYPQPEVLWLDGEGNVLSAGPTETVRGPDDLYTVSSRVTVDKRHGHRFTCRVQQNIINQTRETHIHVPDDFFKVQSRCSTTTVGLAVSLAVSIMLSLLLLLLLCKKKNMSKRNQMDEVESKDQNWTKQTGRSQAAASWSSSFVVIENHVCSQTKVPRGETERDGSSKPSSEPEKRAGGGFYTKKKKLKYSKILEILKYLILN from the exons ATGAAGTCGTCTCCTCAGAGTCTGAGTGGACAGTCCCTCACCAGTTGCCTCCTGAAGGTCATTTCCCAGGCTGACTGCTTTTTACAGGGAT GTGGAGAGGAGCCAACATCAAGAATGAGACCAATCAGAGACTCAGacactgaacacaacacag TCCAAGTGGATGCTGCGCTGCAAGATCGGAGATTTGGTCGAAGAGAAACTCGCTGTCtg AACAGCAAAGTGCTTTATACAATGGATCGATCCTCCCTCAGAACCATCAGTGTTCTGGTTGTTCATCTTCTCATTCACTTCTGTGGAG gtcAGTCTCAGTTAATTGGTTCACTCCAGCCAATAGTGGCAAGAGTTGGTGATGACATCATGTTGCCGTGTCACGTTGAACCTGTGATGGATGTTGCTGCAAAGACGTTGGAGTGGACAAGACCTGATCTGAACAACATATTAGTCCATGTGTGGCGTTCTGGTCAAGAGTTGGTGAAGGCAAAACATCCATCGTACACAGGAAGAACATCACTGTTCACTGATGaactgaaacatggaaacatgTCACTGAAACTGTCTGGAGTGAAACTTTCTGATAAGGGAACATACAAGTGCTTCATTCCTGATCTTAGAACACAATCTATTGTTGAAGTTGTAGTTG CATCAGATGCTGCTGCCCCTCCTGTCATCAGTTTCTCAGGGGTTGATGAATCCACCAGTGAGGTGGTTTTACAGTGTGAGTCTAAAGGCTGGTATCCACAACCTgaggtgttgtggttggacgGTGAGGGAAACGTCCTCTCTGCTGGACctacagagacagtcagaggtCCTGATGACCTCTatactgtcagcagcagagtcacTGTGGACAAGAGACACGGACACAGATTCACCTGTAGAGTCCAACAGAACATCATCAACCagaccagagagacacacatacatgttcCAG ATGATTTCTTTAAAGTCCAGTCCAGATGTTCTACTACCACAGTGGGTTTGGCTGTTAGTTTGGCTGTTTCCATCATGTTGagtcttttacttttacttctcctgtgtaagaagaaaaaca tgtccAAGAGAAACCAGATGGATGAAGTTGAGTCTAAGGACCAAAACTGGACAAAGCAG ACAGGAAGAAGCCAAGCTGCTGCATCCTGGTCCTCTTCCTTTGTGGTGATAGAAAACCATG tttgttcCCAAACAAAGGTTCCACGAGGAGAAACGGAGAGGGATGGAAGCTCAAAGCCAAGTTCAGAGCCTGAAAAAAGAGCTGGAGGAggtttttatacaaaaaaaaaaaaattaaaatattcaaaaatattagaaatattaaaatatttaatattaaattaa
- the LOC137138104 gene encoding butyrophilin subfamily 3 member A2-like: MDRSSLRTISVLVVHLLIHFCGGQSQLIASVQPIVARVGDDIMLPCHLEPAMDVAAKTLEWTRPDLNNIFVHVWRSGQELVKTKHPSYTGRTSLFTDELKHGNMSLKLSGVKLSDKGTYKCFIPDLKTQSTVEVVVASDAAAPPVISFSGVDESTSEVVLQCESKGWYPQPEVLWLDGEGNVLSAGPTETVRGPDDLYTVSSRVTVDKRHGHRFTCRVQQNIINQTRDTHIDVSG, encoded by the exons ATGGATCGATCCTCCCTCAGAACCATCAGTGTTCTGGTTGTTCATCTTCTCATTCACTTCTGTGGAG gtcAGTCTCAGTTAATTGCTTCAGTCCAGCCAATAGTGGCAAGAGTTGGTGATGACATCATGTTGCCGTGTCACCTTGAACCTGCGATGGATGTTGCTGCAAAGACGTTGGAGTGGACGAGACCTGATCTGAACAACATATTTGTCCACGTGTGGCGTTCTGGTCAAGAGTTAGTGAAGACAAAACATCCATCGTACACAGGAAGAACATCACTGTTCACTGATGaactgaaacatggaaacatgTCACTGAAACTGTCTGGAGTAAAACTTTCTGATAAGGGAACATACAAGTGCTTCATTCCTGATCTCAAAACACAATCTACTGTTGAAGTTGTAGTTG CATCAGATGCTGCTGCCCCTCCTGTCATCAGTTTCTCAGGGGTTGATGAATCCACCAGTGAGGTGGTTTTACAGTGTGAGTCTAAAGGCTGGTATCCACAGCCTgaggtgttgtggttggacgGTGAGGGAAACGTCCTCTCTGCTGGACctacagagacagtcagaggtCCTGATGACCTCTatactgtcagcagcagagtcacTGTGGACAAGAGACACGGACACAGATTCACCTGTAGAGTCCAACAGAACATCATCAACCAgaccagagacacacacatagatgtTTCAGGTTAA